One segment of Saprospiraceae bacterium DNA contains the following:
- a CDS encoding DUF1761 domain-containing protein produces MQFNWHVLFIAALVPLVVGFAWFHPKVFGRTWMAAASMTEAPARGANMVKLLGLTYLFGLLAASALMPLTIHQLGFYSILADEPGFRDPQSEIAQFASGFMDKYGHNFRTFRHGAFHGLIAGIFLALPVSGTIALHERRSFAYIAVNVGFWMVCFAIMGGMVCAWA; encoded by the coding sequence ATGCAATTCAATTGGCATGTCCTTTTTATCGCTGCATTGGTACCCCTTGTGGTAGGCTTCGCGTGGTTTCACCCAAAAGTTTTTGGAAGAACATGGATGGCTGCCGCTAGCATGACTGAGGCTCCCGCCCGGGGCGCCAACATGGTGAAGTTGCTTGGGCTGACTTACTTGTTTGGGCTGCTCGCGGCCAGCGCCTTGATGCCTCTCACCATCCACCAACTTGGTTTTTATTCCATCTTGGCGGATGAGCCGGGGTTTCGGGACCCACAGTCGGAAATAGCCCAATTTGCGAGTGGATTCATGGACAAATACGGCCACAACTTTCGCACTTTCCGCCACGGCGCGTTTCATGGGCTAATTGCGGGCATTTTTTTAGCCTTGCCCGTGAGCGGCACCATCGCGCTCCACGAACGAAGGAGCTTTGCCTACATCGCTGTGAATGTAGGCTTTTGGATGGTCTGCTTTGCCATCATGGGCGGGATGGTGTGCGCTTGGGCGTGA
- a CDS encoding TraB/GumN family protein, which translates to MFTYLISSFQMMFRSALLFALCSVAPALSAQNNTEKMTGLLWQISGNGAAKPGYLYGTMHVSEKLVFNLSDSFFIALRDVDMVALETDHDEWQQFTEDINSSDDETVFFQGIFGGRRNYQNLYNESFKFAAPETDLLGAILSSKPMMTNEFLYRSNSYRQEYEEDTYLDLFIFQAGRKLGKKVIGLETIEGSYEAAMRAQIPDDEEEKRNNRPYRAYFDASKMEEAYRNQDLSLLDSLNKISSPGKNFQRWMLDERNIVMANRIDSILQSGTSLFSAVGAAHLPGEMGVIILLRNKGYTVRPVRFTATPDKKDKEQIDKIRFPAQLSTQWAHDSLWSTDAPGKFYPTANYQGFTQHLSADMNNGVFYAVYRMSTNGWWTGQSQAYIAERLDSLIYEKIPGKIQERKRIETPFPGHEITTRTRRGDVQRYKIFVTPFEVVMFTTGGNGDYAFGPEADRFLNNIRFSEKLLSVKNQPTTLRPTHGGYRVTFPATLLLNTTEDKKAAQHFAATQTPSDSAWYFLYRTEYHDWSFIEEDSFELNIIGEKIAEQFTKTPPRMTLVSESPYPTQDVTFRSDRDSSFYFARLVIDGPHYYLLGSRNKTGNTPTAFFESFSIETTKYPEGWKETKDTTLSFEVKALPVPERNRQAYLDNLKKIFEEGYRKRSRGYYGEEPDDPYEWSKNGTRIFKSPLTGEEVSVRSFEFRANMAPPTRDSFEMEIQKRFSREQKMTIKESRWETRDSMLLGHFLLEDTNSTRGIRAKVVVAGKRQYTLLATVNLQAPESEFVQSVFSSFTPTDTIEGPVRFGEGYSTAFLNNIYSPDTLTRNAALSEMRKFWPSRYKATDFSTLKATVEHPAFDSLKFSDRYKLLDAIGRTKSPAAITWLRDFYRKNPDSVRYQATVLQSLSNLKTKEAFRTLLDLWLEHPVYMRNSRTQVFHNLRDTLALTAQLFPDLLKFADIETNREQVLDLLNAAVKKGLVKPKTYAHLKGTLLRETAWHLSQLQVQEEEKRSSKKGSNDYSRYEYYAYGSSTVEATIERNFNLLGPFYQKDKEVQAIVERAVRFGNKPTQLLAYGFYLQNNMPVAPEKLKPFSEDDQTRYLLFEKLVKMKKVRGYAAWFKDTTALARSYIVGKGQQRGVDSVQFISGHRTVQNNKPATLYFFDVKREGDKEWGLASVVIPRDFGYLLKEQETSDGEEEVIYEEGEYSDYTEPAYYYDGYNYNNRGPSVQFMLDLYGKEKEEYISKKIGEMRFANRERYISTSSDGRYYYDSGY; encoded by the coding sequence ATGTTCACCTACTTGATTTCCTCGTTTCAAATGATGTTCCGCTCTGCCCTTTTGTTTGCGCTGTGCTCTGTCGCGCCCGCGCTTTCCGCCCAAAACAACACCGAAAAAATGACGGGCCTGCTGTGGCAAATTTCAGGCAACGGCGCTGCCAAGCCGGGCTATCTCTACGGCACCATGCACGTCTCCGAGAAACTGGTGTTCAACCTCAGCGACTCTTTTTTCATCGCCCTGCGCGACGTGGACATGGTCGCCTTGGAGACCGACCACGACGAATGGCAACAATTCACGGAGGACATCAATAGCAGCGACGACGAAACGGTTTTTTTCCAAGGCATCTTCGGTGGCCGCCGCAACTACCAAAACCTCTACAACGAGTCGTTCAAATTTGCAGCGCCCGAGACCGATTTGCTGGGTGCCATCTTGTCGTCGAAACCCATGATGACCAATGAATTCCTCTATCGCTCCAACTCTTACCGGCAGGAATACGAGGAAGACACCTACCTCGACCTTTTCATATTTCAGGCCGGCCGCAAACTAGGCAAAAAGGTCATTGGGCTTGAAACCATCGAGGGCAGCTACGAAGCGGCGATGCGTGCCCAAATCCCAGACGACGAGGAGGAAAAACGCAACAACCGCCCTTATCGAGCCTACTTTGACGCATCCAAAATGGAAGAAGCCTACCGCAACCAAGACCTCAGCCTGCTCGATTCGCTGAACAAAATAAGCAGCCCGGGGAAAAATTTTCAACGCTGGATGCTCGACGAGCGCAACATCGTGATGGCCAATCGGATAGATTCTATTTTGCAATCTGGCACCTCGCTCTTTTCCGCCGTAGGCGCAGCGCACCTGCCGGGCGAAATGGGCGTCATCATCCTGCTCCGAAACAAAGGATACACCGTGCGTCCTGTGCGTTTCACCGCCACTCCCGACAAAAAGGACAAGGAACAAATTGACAAAATTCGCTTCCCCGCGCAACTCTCCACCCAATGGGCGCACGATTCGCTCTGGTCAACAGACGCGCCCGGCAAATTTTACCCCACAGCCAACTATCAAGGCTTTACCCAACACCTCAGTGCCGACATGAACAACGGGGTTTTCTATGCCGTCTATCGCATGAGCACCAACGGTTGGTGGACAGGGCAAAGCCAAGCCTACATTGCAGAGCGTCTTGATAGCCTTATTTACGAAAAAATACCCGGGAAAATTCAAGAGCGCAAACGCATCGAAACTCCTTTCCCAGGACATGAAATCACCACTCGCACCCGTCGGGGCGACGTGCAGCGATACAAAATTTTCGTGACCCCCTTCGAGGTAGTTATGTTCACCACAGGCGGCAATGGCGACTACGCCTTTGGCCCGGAAGCCGACCGTTTTTTGAACAACATCCGGTTCTCCGAAAAACTTTTGTCGGTGAAAAACCAGCCCACCACGCTGCGCCCCACACATGGCGGCTATCGGGTCACGTTTCCCGCTACCCTGCTGCTCAACACGACCGAAGACAAGAAAGCAGCCCAACACTTCGCCGCCACCCAGACCCCTTCGGATAGCGCATGGTATTTTCTGTACCGCACCGAATATCACGATTGGAGTTTTATCGAAGAGGACTCCTTCGAACTCAACATAATTGGAGAAAAAATAGCAGAGCAATTCACGAAGACACCTCCGCGAATGACGCTCGTCTCCGAATCGCCCTACCCCACGCAGGATGTGACATTCCGCTCCGACCGGGATAGCAGCTTTTACTTTGCCCGCTTGGTGATAGACGGCCCTCACTATTACTTGCTCGGCAGCCGCAACAAAACCGGCAACACGCCCACAGCATTTTTTGAGTCGTTTTCCATAGAAACCACAAAATATCCCGAAGGCTGGAAAGAGACGAAAGACACCACGCTCAGCTTCGAGGTGAAAGCACTACCCGTGCCAGAACGCAACCGCCAAGCCTATCTGGACAATTTGAAAAAAATCTTCGAGGAAGGCTACCGCAAACGCAGCCGTGGCTACTACGGCGAAGAACCCGACGACCCCTATGAATGGTCCAAGAATGGCACACGCATTTTCAAATCGCCCCTCACGGGCGAAGAAGTGTCGGTGCGCTCTTTCGAGTTCAGGGCTAACATGGCCCCACCCACGCGAGACTCTTTTGAGATGGAAATCCAAAAAAGATTCTCCCGCGAACAAAAGATGACAATTAAAGAAAGCCGATGGGAAACGCGAGACTCCATGCTCTTAGGTCATTTTCTGCTGGAAGACACCAACAGCACACGCGGCATTCGCGCAAAAGTAGTGGTGGCTGGCAAACGTCAATATACCCTGTTGGCCACCGTGAACTTGCAAGCGCCCGAAAGCGAGTTCGTGCAATCGGTGTTTTCCTCTTTCACCCCCACCGATACGATAGAAGGCCCTGTGCGATTTGGGGAAGGCTACAGCACCGCGTTTTTGAACAACATTTATTCCCCCGACACCCTCACCCGCAACGCCGCTTTATCGGAAATGCGCAAGTTCTGGCCCTCTCGCTACAAAGCCACCGATTTCTCGACTCTCAAAGCCACAGTGGAACATCCGGCCTTTGACTCCCTGAAATTCAGCGACCGTTACAAACTTCTGGACGCCATCGGGCGCACCAAATCGCCCGCCGCGATAACATGGCTACGCGATTTTTATCGCAAAAACCCCGACTCAGTGCGGTATCAGGCAACCGTGTTGCAGTCGCTCTCCAACTTGAAAACCAAAGAAGCGTTCAGGACGCTGCTCGACCTGTGGCTCGAACATCCGGTGTATATGCGCAACAGCCGGACACAGGTGTTTCACAACCTGCGCGACACCTTGGCGCTCACAGCCCAGCTGTTCCCTGATTTGTTGAAATTTGCCGACATAGAAACCAACCGCGAACAAGTGCTGGATTTGTTGAACGCCGCAGTGAAAAAAGGATTGGTGAAGCCTAAAACTTACGCCCACCTCAAAGGCACTCTTTTGCGCGAAACGGCTTGGCACCTTTCTCAATTGCAGGTGCAGGAAGAAGAAAAACGCTCCTCGAAAAAAGGTAGCAACGACTACAGTCGCTACGAGTACTACGCCTACGGCTCATCTACCGTGGAAGCCACCATCGAGCGCAATTTCAACCTTCTGGGCCCTTTCTACCAAAAGGACAAGGAGGTACAGGCCATTGTGGAACGCGCCGTGCGCTTTGGCAACAAGCCCACCCAGCTGCTGGCCTACGGTTTTTATCTGCAAAACAACATGCCCGTCGCGCCCGAAAAACTCAAGCCATTCAGCGAGGACGACCAAACCCGCTATTTGCTTTTTGAAAAACTGGTCAAAATGAAAAAAGTGCGTGGGTACGCCGCGTGGTTCAAAGACACGACCGCATTGGCCCGCTCTTACATCGTGGGCAAAGGCCAACAACGGGGGGTGGATTCCGTGCAGTTCATCAGCGGACACCGAACAGTTCAAAACAACAAGCCAGCCACGCTTTATTTCTTCGACGTAAAACGCGAAGGCGATAAAGAATGGGGGTTGGCCAGCGTGGTCATCCCAAGAGATTTTGGCTACTTGCTCAAAGAGCAGGAAACGAGCGACGGCGAGGAGGAAGTCATTTATGAGGAAGGTGAATACTCGGATTACACCGAGCCTGCCTACTACTACGATGGCTACAACTACAATAATAGAGGCCCCTCCGTACAATTCATGCTCGACCTCTACGGCAAGGAAAAAGAGGAATATATAAGCAAGAAAATCGGCGAGATGCGGTTTGCCAACCGCGAGCGATACATCAGCACCAGCTCAGATGGGCGGTACTACTATGATAGCGGGTATTGA
- a CDS encoding S9 family peptidase, whose amino-acid sequence MIRISLVFVSTLMLIASATIAQNQRLTPELLWKIGRVTLDCVSPDGKFAVYGVQRYDVPKNKSTRTLYILNIQTGDTRALTSPDETANSAEFRPDGKRIGFLRDGKMCEVSPEGSAVQQVSDLEISGFHYSPNGQYVLFAQEVKLDNTAAENNPDLPNTSGRVIDGLFFRHWKSWHDYKYSNIFYANYADGKLTSRPLNIMNERFDSPLKPMGGMEQITWSPDSRFIVYTCRKLHGTAEAQSTNSDLYAYELATGQTLNFTADLPGYDLEPVFSPDGRYLAWTSMARAGNESDRTRLFVLDTRTQQRQELTDGWDFEANHPQWAADSKSLYFMSAENFTYQYYQINLSDKKIRRITDGQHDYQSLKVAGSELLGTRVSMADPAEIFAVSAKSGAARRLTTVTDDPWKNISKGKVEHRSVKTADGKDMNVWFILPPDFDPSRRYPALLYCQGGPQSPLSQFFSYRWNMQLMAANGYVVVAPCRRGMPGSGSAWNDAISGDWGGGAMQDLLAAADYAAKEPYIDGNRLGAAGASFGGYSVFWLAGNHQKRFKTFIAHCGIFNLESFYGETEEIWFVNNDLEGPYWKAPKPKSYTQFSPHLYVQNWDTPILVIHNELDFRIPVTQGMQAFTAAQLRGIPSRLLYFPDEGHWMQKAQNSILWQRTFFDWLDKYLKE is encoded by the coding sequence ATGATTCGCATTTCGCTTGTTTTTGTTTCCACCCTTATGCTCATAGCTTCAGCAACCATCGCTCAAAATCAGCGCCTCACCCCCGAACTACTCTGGAAAATTGGCCGCGTCACGCTTGACTGTGTTTCTCCCGATGGCAAATTCGCTGTTTACGGCGTGCAACGTTACGACGTGCCCAAGAACAAAAGCACGCGCACCCTCTACATTTTGAACATTCAAACTGGCGACACACGGGCGCTCACCAGCCCCGACGAGACGGCCAACAGTGCCGAATTTCGCCCCGACGGCAAGCGCATAGGCTTCCTCCGCGATGGCAAGATGTGCGAGGTGTCGCCGGAAGGCTCTGCCGTTCAGCAAGTTAGCGATTTGGAAATCAGTGGTTTTCACTATTCGCCCAACGGCCAATATGTGCTTTTCGCCCAAGAGGTAAAACTGGACAACACTGCCGCAGAAAACAACCCGGACTTGCCCAATACCTCCGGGCGCGTCATTGATGGGCTGTTTTTCCGCCATTGGAAAAGCTGGCACGACTACAAGTACAGCAATATCTTCTACGCCAACTATGCCGATGGCAAACTGACCTCGCGGCCGCTCAACATCATGAACGAGCGCTTCGATAGCCCCCTCAAGCCGATGGGAGGCATGGAGCAAATCACTTGGAGTCCCGACAGCCGCTTCATCGTTTATACCTGCCGCAAGCTTCACGGCACCGCAGAAGCCCAAAGCACCAATTCCGACCTGTATGCCTACGAATTGGCCACTGGGCAAACGCTCAACTTCACCGCCGATTTGCCCGGCTACGACCTTGAGCCTGTGTTTTCGCCCGACGGGCGCTACCTCGCGTGGACCAGTATGGCTCGCGCTGGCAACGAATCCGACCGAACCCGATTGTTCGTGCTCGACACCCGCACCCAACAGCGCCAAGAGCTGACCGATGGCTGGGATTTTGAGGCCAACCACCCCCAATGGGCCGCCGACAGCAAATCGCTCTATTTTATGAGCGCCGAAAACTTCACCTACCAATACTATCAGATAAACCTGTCCGACAAGAAGATACGCCGCATCACCGATGGCCAACACGACTACCAATCGCTCAAAGTGGCTGGCAGCGAGCTGCTCGGCACAAGGGTCTCCATGGCCGACCCTGCGGAGATTTTTGCGGTGAGTGCAAAATCCGGCGCGGCGCGGCGGCTGACCACCGTCACCGACGACCCTTGGAAAAACATCTCGAAAGGAAAGGTGGAGCACCGCAGCGTGAAAACCGCAGATGGCAAAGACATGAACGTGTGGTTCATATTGCCTCCTGATTTCGACCCTTCGAGACGGTATCCGGCGTTGCTCTATTGCCAAGGCGGCCCCCAATCCCCGCTCAGCCAGTTTTTTTCGTACCGTTGGAACATGCAGCTCATGGCCGCCAACGGATACGTCGTGGTGGCACCCTGCCGACGCGGGATGCCCGGCTCCGGCTCGGCTTGGAACGACGCGATTTCGGGCGACTGGGGCGGCGGGGCCATGCAGGATTTGCTCGCCGCGGCTGACTATGCCGCCAAGGAGCCATACATTGACGGCAACCGCTTAGGCGCGGCAGGAGCCAGTTTTGGCGGCTATTCGGTGTTTTGGCTGGCCGGCAACCACCAAAAGCGATTCAAAACCTTCATCGCGCACTGCGGCATATTCAACCTGGAGAGTTTTTACGGCGAGACGGAGGAAATCTGGTTTGTCAACAACGACCTCGAAGGCCCGTATTGGAAAGCCCCCAAGCCTAAAAGCTACACACAGTTCAGCCCGCACCTCTATGTGCAAAATTGGGACACCCCTATTCTAGTCATTCACAACGAACTGGATTTTCGCATTCCAGTGACGCAGGGCATGCAAGCGTTCACCGCTGCGCAACTGCGCGGCATCCCCTCTCGCTTGCTGTATTTCCCCGACGAAGGGCATTGGATGCAAAAAGCGCAAAACAGTATTTTGTGGCAGCGCACCTTTTTTGATTGGCTCGACAAGTATTTGAAAGAGTGA
- a CDS encoding pyridoxal-phosphate dependent enzyme, whose product MNYRNNILETIGDTPLVKLNRIAADIPALVLAKVETFNPGHSIKDRMAVKMIDDAEKRGDLKPGGTIIECTSGNTGMGLALVGCVRGYRCIFTTTDKQSKEKVDMLKALGAEVIVCPTNVEPEDPRSYYSVARRLSQEIPNSFWCNQYDNLSNRQAHYESTGPEIWEQTDGKVTHLVVGVGTGGTVSGVAKYLKEKNPNIQIWGADTYGSVFKKYHETGVFDPKEIYPYITEGIGEDILPANVDFSLISTFEKVSDKDAALWARRLAREEGLLLGYSAGSAMGALWQLRNQLKKDDVVVVIFHDHGSRYVGKIYNDDWMRERGFLEDELKISDLIARKKDRHFFAVQVNDTVRNAFNLMKSHDISQMPVQDGEQIVGSITETQVLHFLLENPMQNSEKTVGDIMGKAFPVVRDDLPISQLNRYISKSIPAVIATDRSGGLHVLTQYDVIQSL is encoded by the coding sequence ATGAACTACCGTAACAACATCCTCGAAACCATCGGCGACACGCCGCTTGTGAAACTCAACCGAATCGCTGCCGACATCCCGGCCCTCGTGTTGGCGAAGGTCGAAACCTTCAACCCCGGCCACAGCATCAAAGACCGAATGGCCGTCAAGATGATTGACGATGCCGAAAAACGCGGCGACCTCAAGCCCGGCGGCACCATCATCGAATGCACGTCGGGCAACACTGGCATGGGCCTCGCGCTCGTGGGCTGTGTGCGTGGCTATCGCTGCATTTTCACCACGACCGACAAGCAGAGCAAAGAAAAAGTGGATATGCTCAAAGCCCTCGGCGCGGAGGTCATCGTGTGCCCCACCAATGTAGAGCCGGAAGACCCGCGCTCCTACTACTCGGTGGCTCGGCGCTTGAGTCAGGAGATTCCCAACTCCTTCTGGTGCAATCAGTACGACAACCTCTCCAATCGCCAGGCACATTACGAAAGCACCGGGCCTGAGATTTGGGAACAAACCGACGGCAAAGTCACCCATTTGGTGGTGGGTGTCGGCACGGGCGGTACGGTGAGTGGTGTGGCGAAGTATTTGAAAGAGAAAAATCCGAACATTCAAATTTGGGGTGCCGACACTTATGGCTCAGTGTTCAAAAAATACCACGAGACGGGCGTGTTCGACCCGAAGGAAATTTACCCCTATATCACGGAAGGCATCGGCGAGGACATCCTGCCCGCCAACGTGGATTTCAGCCTGATTTCAACCTTTGAAAAAGTGAGCGACAAGGACGCGGCTTTGTGGGCGCGGCGGCTGGCGCGTGAAGAAGGTTTGCTGCTCGGCTATTCGGCGGGCAGCGCGATGGGGGCGTTGTGGCAACTGCGCAATCAGTTGAAAAAAGACGATGTCGTCGTCGTTATTTTTCACGACCACGGCAGCCGCTATGTGGGCAAAATCTACAACGACGACTGGATGCGCGAGCGTGGCTTTTTGGAAGATGAATTGAAAATCAGCGACTTGATTGCCCGCAAAAAAGACCGCCACTTCTTCGCCGTGCAGGTGAACGACACGGTGCGCAATGCTTTCAACTTGATGAAATCGCACGACATCAGCCAGATGCCGGTGCAGGATGGCGAGCAAATCGTCGGCTCCATCACCGAGACGCAGGTGTTGCATTTCCTCTTGGAAAACCCGATGCAAAATTCGGAAAAAACGGTGGGCGACATCATGGGCAAAGCGTTTCCCGTCGTGCGCGATGATTTGCCTATCAGCCAACTCAACCGATACATCAGCAAATCCATTCCGGCGGTCATCGCCACCGACCGCTCCGGTGGGCTGCATGTGCTCACACAGTATGACGTGATTCAGAGTTTGTGA
- a CDS encoding DUF4407 domain-containing protein, with translation MKTLQDFFLFCSGVEVSVLEKCPTDRNKYAGIGATVFFTGVLAFFSSGYALFTVFDSYPLSIAFGLVWGLMIFNLDRYIVMSMKSNGQWWRDLFVAFPRLVLAILLAIVISKPLELKIFEKEIRAEMVQMEQEVFKQQEDRVQERYRAQIEDLRTQIAALKGEIAAKSAARDSLAQAAVQEADGTGGSRQRNLGPIYRAKKAEAEQAQAELAYTLTENQPLIREKELAVQALEAAAQRDVATLDRSKYDGLAARIDALSRLSAKSLAIFYASIFITLLFVAVETAPIVVKLISYRSPYDFVLHQQEHVFQMANLEQTTLLSNQVKNKLKFDTETGIHRVQANIAAEKAAIDQKLKETLEGLKNRGLEWEGQP, from the coding sequence ATGAAAACACTACAAGACTTTTTCCTTTTTTGCTCCGGTGTGGAGGTCTCCGTTTTGGAAAAATGCCCCACCGACCGCAACAAGTATGCTGGCATCGGCGCCACCGTTTTTTTCACGGGGGTGCTCGCGTTTTTCTCCTCCGGCTATGCGCTTTTCACCGTTTTCGATTCATATCCATTGTCCATTGCGTTTGGGTTGGTGTGGGGGCTGATGATTTTCAACCTCGACCGCTACATCGTGATGAGCATGAAAAGCAATGGCCAATGGTGGCGCGACCTGTTTGTGGCTTTTCCGCGTCTCGTGTTGGCTATCCTGTTGGCCATCGTGATTTCAAAACCGCTTGAACTGAAAATTTTTGAAAAAGAAATCCGCGCGGAGATGGTGCAGATGGAGCAAGAGGTTTTTAAACAACAAGAAGACCGCGTGCAGGAACGCTACCGTGCTCAGATAGAAGATTTGCGCACCCAAATCGCCGCGCTCAAAGGAGAAATCGCGGCAAAGTCCGCCGCCCGCGATTCGCTTGCTCAAGCAGCCGTGCAGGAAGCCGATGGCACAGGTGGCTCGCGCCAGCGCAATCTTGGCCCCATCTACCGCGCCAAAAAGGCCGAGGCGGAGCAGGCACAGGCAGAACTTGCCTACACCCTCACCGAAAATCAGCCACTTATCCGCGAGAAAGAACTGGCAGTACAGGCGTTGGAAGCAGCTGCGCAGCGCGATGTCGCCACACTTGACCGCTCCAAATACGATGGTCTTGCGGCTCGAATTGATGCGCTGTCGAGGTTGTCGGCAAAAAGCCTCGCCATCTTTTACGCCAGCATCTTCATCACCCTCTTGTTCGTCGCCGTTGAGACCGCCCCCATCGTGGTCAAGCTCATCTCTTACCGCAGCCCCTACGATTTTGTGTTGCATCAACAGGAGCACGTCTTTCAAATGGCCAACCTCGAACAAACAACCTTGCTGAGCAATCAAGTGAAAAACAAACTCAAGTTCGATACCGAGACGGGGATACATCGCGTGCAAGCCAACATCGCTGCCGAGAAGGCAGCAATTGACCAAAAACTGAAGGAAACTTTGGAAGGACTAAAAAATCGAGGGCTTGAATGGGAAGGGCAACCCTAA
- a CDS encoding aquaporin gives MKKYLVEAIGTLFLVLTVVMTSNNDTSQMAPLAIGLVLVGMVYAGWHVSRAHFNPAVTIAVLVRGHIDRTDALYYIVAQMTGAVLASLFAVFLLNCSEAATVSAHVNKNGLCSFVSEFLGAFAWAYVALSVSYARTNHSHYGVAIGLALAGMIWAFGGISGGVFSPATAFGASIAGMFDWGDFWLYLLATPLGAAAAASAFQLTQEH, from the coding sequence ATGAAAAAGTACCTTGTGGAAGCCATCGGCACCCTTTTTCTCGTGCTGACGGTAGTGATGACCTCCAATAATGACACGTCTCAAATGGCACCGTTGGCGATTGGTTTGGTGCTTGTGGGGATGGTGTATGCTGGTTGGCATGTTTCCAGAGCTCACTTCAATCCTGCGGTCACGATAGCGGTGCTAGTGCGCGGGCACATTGACCGCACCGATGCGCTATATTATATTGTGGCGCAGATGACGGGGGCGGTGTTGGCTTCATTGTTTGCGGTGTTTCTACTTAATTGCAGCGAAGCAGCCACCGTCAGCGCGCACGTGAACAAGAACGGGTTGTGTTCTTTTGTGAGCGAGTTTTTGGGCGCCTTCGCATGGGCATACGTTGCGTTGAGCGTGTCGTACGCACGAACGAATCACTCGCACTATGGGGTCGCCATTGGCCTTGCCCTTGCCGGCATGATATGGGCGTTTGGTGGTATTTCGGGCGGTGTTTTTAGCCCAGCGACTGCCTTTGGTGCCTCCATCGCGGGCATGTTCGATTGGGGCGACTTTTGGCTTTATCTGCTCGCCACGCCGCTCGGTGCCGCGGCGGCGGCCTCTGCGTTTCAACTGACACAAGAGCATTGA
- a CDS encoding AAA family ATPase has product MLDQSPLLLNDDFRYALDVLEKTDNSLFVTGKAGTGKSTLLQLFRNTTKKNCAVLAPTGVAALNVQGQTIHSFFGFPPRIVTPKEAGQKVTRKDKLRIYNNLEVLIVDEISMVRADMLDGMDKFLRVNRENFRPFGGVQVVFFGDLFQLPPVVTRDPIEAAYFRDYYDSPYFFSAKIFNEPDFQLETLELRKVYRQESRHFLRLLEAVRVNEIDRDDLEDLNERHLPNFKDTDGYITLCSRNNTADAINRRELSLLQTPEFEFLADVRGHFDPMLYPTEAVLRLKKGAQVMFVRNDVEERQFVNGTIGKITELDKETIVVQTEEQGGKKRKIEVPKSEWEIIRYKSGAAGGIETESIGSFIQYPIKLAWAITIHKSQGKTFDRVLIDLGGGAFEHGQLYVALSRCRTLEGIVLRQRIRPQDVITDERVVSFYGERFG; this is encoded by the coding sequence ATGCTTGACCAATCGCCATTGCTCCTCAACGACGATTTTCGCTACGCGCTCGACGTGTTGGAAAAAACGGACAACTCTTTGTTCGTCACAGGCAAGGCAGGCACGGGCAAAAGCACCTTGCTCCAACTTTTTCGCAACACCACTAAAAAAAACTGTGCCGTGCTCGCCCCGACGGGCGTGGCGGCGCTCAATGTGCAGGGGCAGACTATTCATTCGTTTTTTGGATTCCCGCCCCGTATCGTCACGCCCAAAGAAGCAGGGCAAAAAGTCACGCGCAAGGACAAATTGCGAATCTACAACAACCTCGAAGTGCTCATCGTGGACGAAATCTCGATGGTACGGGCCGATATGCTTGACGGAATGGACAAATTCCTGCGTGTCAACCGCGAAAATTTCCGCCCATTCGGCGGTGTGCAAGTAGTTTTTTTCGGCGACCTGTTCCAACTGCCTCCGGTGGTGACGCGCGACCCCATAGAGGCAGCCTATTTTCGGGACTACTACGACTCTCCTTATTTTTTTTCGGCAAAAATTTTCAATGAACCTGATTTCCAATTAGAAACACTCGAACTGCGCAAAGTCTATCGCCAAGAGTCACGGCATTTTCTGCGGTTGCTTGAAGCAGTGCGCGTCAACGAAATTGACCGCGACGACTTGGAAGACCTCAACGAGCGACATCTGCCGAATTTCAAGGACACGGACGGATACATCACGCTCTGCTCGCGCAACAACACGGCTGATGCCATCAACCGCCGCGAACTCAGCCTCCTTCAGACCCCCGAATTTGAATTTCTGGCGGATGTGAGAGGCCATTTCGACCCGATGCTTTATCCCACCGAAGCAGTTCTCCGGCTGAAAAAAGGCGCACAGGTCATGTTTGTGCGCAACGACGTGGAAGAACGACAGTTCGTCAATGGCACCATCGGCAAAATCACCGAGTTGGACAAAGAAACCATCGTGGTGCAGACAGAGGAGCAAGGTGGCAAAAAGCGAAAAATAGAAGTGCCAAAATCCGAATGGGAAATCATTCGATACAAAAGTGGGGCTGCGGGTGGCATCGAGACCGAGAGCATCGGCTCGTTCATCCAATACCCGATAAAATTGGCTTGGGCCATCACTATTCACAAAAGCCAAGGAAAGACCTTCGACCGGGTGCTGATTGACCTCGGCGGCGGCGCTTTCGAGCACGGACAGCTCTATGTGGCCCTCAGCCGTTGTCGCACCTTGGAAGGCATCGTGCTACGGCAACGCATTAGGCCACAAGATGTGATTACGGATGAACGAGTGGTGTCGTTTTATGGAGAGCGGTTCGGGTAG